The Streptomyces sp. NBC_01353 genome contains a region encoding:
- the folK gene encoding 2-amino-4-hydroxy-6-hydroxymethyldihydropteridine diphosphokinase, with protein MKSTHSDPTVQPVPASVVEAVDAADVTLSNPKWAVIALGANLGNRLETLQGAVDALEDTPGLRVKAVSPVYETEPWGVEPGSQPSYLNAVALVKTTLPPSSLLERAHAVEEAFHRVREERWGARTIDVDIVAYADVVSDDPVLTLPHPRAHQRAFVLAPWHDVDPEAKLPGHGPVADLLAAVGNEGVMPRVDLELRLPE; from the coding sequence ATGAAAAGCACGCACAGCGACCCGACCGTGCAGCCCGTACCCGCCTCCGTCGTGGAAGCGGTCGACGCCGCCGACGTGACGCTCTCCAACCCCAAGTGGGCCGTCATCGCCCTGGGCGCGAACCTCGGCAACCGCCTGGAGACCCTCCAGGGCGCCGTCGACGCCCTCGAGGACACCCCGGGCCTCCGGGTCAAGGCCGTCTCCCCCGTCTACGAGACGGAGCCCTGGGGCGTCGAGCCCGGCTCCCAGCCCTCGTACCTCAACGCGGTCGCCCTCGTGAAGACGACGCTGCCGCCCAGCTCCCTCCTGGAGCGGGCCCACGCCGTCGAAGAGGCCTTCCACCGCGTCCGCGAGGAGCGCTGGGGCGCACGCACCATCGACGTCGACATCGTGGCGTACGCCGACGTGGTCTCCGACGACCCCGTCCTCACACTCCCCCACCCCCGCGCCCACCAGCGTGCCTTCGTCCTCGCCCCCTGGCACGACGTGGACCCCGAGGCCAAGCTCCCCGGACACGGCCCCGTCGCCGACCTGCTCGCGGCCGTCGGCAACGAGGGCGTCATGCCGCGTGTCGACCTGGAACTCCGTCTGCCCGAGTAG
- the folB gene encoding dihydroneopterin aldolase: MDRVALRGLKARGHHGVFPKEREEGQTFIVDLVLGLDTRPAAADDDLTKTVHYGVVAEEVVDVVQGEPVDLIETLAERIAQQCLKHAGVQEVEVVVHKPDAPITVPFDDVTITITRSRV, translated from the coding sequence GTGGATCGTGTCGCGCTGCGCGGCCTCAAGGCCCGAGGACACCATGGCGTCTTCCCCAAGGAACGCGAAGAAGGCCAGACCTTCATCGTGGACCTCGTCCTGGGCCTGGACACCCGACCCGCGGCAGCCGACGACGACCTGACGAAGACCGTGCACTACGGCGTCGTCGCTGAGGAAGTCGTCGATGTCGTCCAGGGCGAGCCCGTGGACCTGATCGAGACGCTCGCCGAGCGCATCGCCCAGCAGTGCCTCAAGCACGCGGGCGTCCAGGAGGTCGAGGTCGTCGTCCACAAGCCGGACGCGCCGATCACGGTCCCCTTCGACGACGTGACCATCACCATCACCCGGAGCCGAGTATGA
- a CDS encoding nuclear transport factor 2 family protein, whose product MTHQTDTAAVEAANTAFYEAMERGDFEEISELWLDDGATPISCVHPGWPVLSGRGEVLRSYALIMANTEYIQFFLTDVKVSLAGDVAVVTCTENILSGGPAEDGAELGPLVGQLVVATNVFRRTFDGWRIWSHHGSPVLTETDDEEDEEPGS is encoded by the coding sequence GTGACCCACCAGACCGACACCGCAGCGGTCGAGGCCGCCAACACCGCCTTCTACGAGGCCATGGAACGCGGCGACTTCGAGGAGATCTCCGAGCTCTGGCTCGACGACGGCGCCACCCCCATCAGCTGCGTCCACCCCGGCTGGCCCGTGCTCTCCGGCCGCGGCGAGGTACTCCGCTCGTACGCCCTGATCATGGCGAACACCGAGTACATCCAGTTCTTCCTGACCGACGTGAAGGTCTCCCTCGCCGGCGATGTGGCCGTCGTCACCTGCACCGAGAACATCCTCAGCGGCGGACCCGCCGAGGACGGCGCCGAACTCGGACCCCTCGTGGGCCAGCTCGTCGTCGCCACCAATGTGTTCCGCCGCACATTCGACGGCTGGCGGATCTGGTCCCACCACGGCTCCCCCGTCCTCACCGAAACGGACGACGAAGAGGACGAGGAACCCGGCTCCTGA